The segment GTGTAGAATCACTGAATCATGCGCGAATCATGCGCGTTTGACAGGAAGAAAAAAAGGGAGCAAGATTATATTCTCAAGGTAATCTTGATACAGCCTTGGGGATAACTTCTTCTATGCTTTGGGATCATAAGAAGAAAAAACCTCGCCTTAATCGCAGTACCAGGTGGCAACCAAGCCACGATCATGTACAAGAACAAACCATATCATAACTGCCCTACCGCCCCACGCGGTAGATTTTTATTTTTTTCTCCATCCTTCGTTGTCTTTCTACTAAGGGAAGACAGAGAAGGATAAACAAGATACTTAAACTAAAAAATTTGGGTCAAACAAAAATTGACCTTTTATAATTCATCACCAAGGATCTACAAACACGGAAACGGAGGTTTCACCATGTGCGGAATAGTTGGAATTGTTTCAAATGATAAAGAAGTGGCAAGGGATCTTTACATTGCGAACTGGGGACAAATGACAAGGGGTAAGGAAAGCTCTCGAATTGTCACCTTTGATGGTCAATATCATGTGATTGGAGGTATGGGAACTCCTGATATTGTCTTTCGAGGGGAAGGGATACTAAAAACACTAAAGGGGAAGTCGGGTATAGGTCATGACCGATATTCGACTACTGGCGGCAGTAACGCTCATAATATTCAACCTATTGAAGGGATGTTTAATGGAACACCGTTCTGGCTGGCGCATAATGGTAACTTAGTTAGTTATCAGCAAATTAAGGAGAAGTGTGAGCGTAAAGGCTATTTGTTCAAAACGTCAACAGATACGGAGGTACTCGCAGCTCTTATCTATTTTTCAGGTAAAAAAAGCTTCCGTGAAGCCCTAAAAAAAGCTCTACAACAAATACAGGGCACCTATTCGCTTGTGACTCTTTATAAAAACCAGGTGATGGGTGTTTGTGATCCATCAGGTAATAGACCACTTATCTACGGGTCTGGAGCTGGTATAAATTTGCTAGCCTCTGAGAGTGCGATTTGCGATGTACTGGGGATCAAGTACATTCGTGATATTCCTCCGGGAGAATTAGTAGCCTTCCATGATGGTAATAAAGAGAATATTGAACTAATATCTCTTTTTGCCCCAAAGGAAGAACATCCCTGTATCTTTGAATTCCTCTATTTCCTACGTCCAGATAGTAAATGGCATAATCGTAGATGCCAAATTGTACGTGAGAGCATGGGAGCGATTCTTTGGTCTGAACAATCTGTTGTGGCGGACATGGTAATACCAGTACCAGACTCTGGTAACGCTGCAGCAGTAGGATATGCTCATGCGGCGCAGTTACCACTTGTTTTTGCCCTATTCCGCTACCATGGTGTAGGAAGAACATTTATTGAGCCGCTTCAGGGCATGAGGGATGAGAGCTTGAGGATCAAGCTCAATGTCATACCTGAATTGGTAAGAGGGAAAAGTGTGGTAGTAGTCGATGACTCAGAAGTACGGGGAACCGTAATCAAAAGAGTCATTAAATTACTCATAGATGCAGGCGCTAAAGAGGTGCACGTGCGTATCGCTTCTCCGCCATATATGCATCCCTGCTATTATGGGATTGACACCTACCGTGTCAAAGATGAACTAATAGCAATGCGCCATGATG is part of the Patescibacteria group bacterium genome and harbors:
- the purF gene encoding amidophosphoribosyltransferase, whose translation is MCGIVGIVSNDKEVARDLYIANWGQMTRGKESSRIVTFDGQYHVIGGMGTPDIVFRGEGILKTLKGKSGIGHDRYSTTGGSNAHNIQPIEGMFNGTPFWLAHNGNLVSYQQIKEKCERKGYLFKTSTDTEVLAALIYFSGKKSFREALKKALQQIQGTYSLVTLYKNQVMGVCDPSGNRPLIYGSGAGINLLASESAICDVLGIKYIRDIPPGELVAFHDGNKENIELISLFAPKEEHPCIFEFLYFLRPDSKWHNRRCQIVRESMGAILWSEQSVVADMVIPVPDSGNAAAVGYAHAAQLPLVFALFRYHGVGRTFIEPLQGMRDESLRIKLNVIPELVRGKSVVVVDDSEVRGTVIKRVIKLLIDAGAKEVHVRIASPPYMHPCYYGIDTYRVKDELIAMRHDGNVEMIRQEIGASSLGYLSLAGLKRAIIEGGSDDLSETSFCDACFTGKYHIPIED